The Carboxydocella sporoproducens DSM 16521 DNA segment TGGTTCTACTGCCGTTCAAGAATTAGCATTCACCCTGGCTGACGGTTTTGCCTATGTAGAAGCTGGCATCGCAGCTGGCTTAGATGTTGATGACTTTGCTCCTCGTCTCAGTTTCTTCTTCAATGCCCATCTCGACTTTTTCGAAGAAATTGCCAAGTATCGTGCTGCCCGTAGAATCTGGGCCCGGAGAATGAAAGAAAAATATAAAGCCAAAGATCCCCGTTCCTGGTTACTTCGCTTCCATACCCAAACTGCAGGCTGCTCACTGACAGCCCAACAACCGGAGAACAACATTATTCGTACCGCTTATGAAGCACTAGCCGCCGTTCTGGGGGGAACGCAATCCCTGCATACTAACTCTATGGATGAAGTTCTGGCATTGCCTACGGAAAAAGCTGTAACCATAGCCTTACGCACTCAGCAAATAATCGCCCATGAAATTGGGGTAACTAACACCATTGACCCGCTGGCAGGTTCATACTTTGTTGAAGCCTTAACCAATAAAATGGAAGAAGAGGCTGAAAAATATTTTGCCAAGATTGAGGAACTGGGTGGGGTGTTAAAGGCCATTGAAAAAGGTTTCTTCCAGAAGGAAATTGCTGATGCTGCTTATGAATATCAAAAAGCTATTGATAGCAAACGGCGAATTGTGGTTGGAGTCAATCAGTATGTCGATGAAAATGAAAAACTGGATATTGAAATCCTCAAGATTGACCCCCGAATCGAACAGGAACAAGTTGCTCGCCTGCAAAAACTAAGAGAAGAGCGGGATAATCTGCGGGTTCAAGAGTGTTTGGCTGAGCTGAGAAAGGCGGCCAATACTTCCGATAACCTCATCCCATATATTCTCAACTGTGTCAGATGCTATAGTACTTTAGGGGAAATTATCCAGGTAATGCGCGACGAATTTGGCGAATACAAAGAACAACCTTTATTTTAATCACTGGGGGAGGATAGTCATGGAACAGAAGAAAAAAATTAGAGTTTTAGTAGCCAAACCTGGCCTGGATGGACATGATCGGGGAGCAAAAGTGATTGCCCGGGCCTTGCGTGATGCCGGTATGGAAGTCATCTATACCGGCCTTCATCAGACTCCGGAACAGATCGTACATGCTGCCATCCAGGAAGATGTTGATGTAATTGGCTTGAGTATACTATCCGGTGCCCATATGACCCTTTTCCCGCGGGTCAAAGAATTGTTGAAAGAACAAGGAGCAGATGATATAGTCTTAATAGGTGGAGGAACTATCCCTGAAGATGATGTTCAACAATTAAAAGAAATGAATGCAGCTGAAGAGATCTTTACACCCGGCACCCCGCTTGAGGACATAGTTGCATGGATTAACAATCGTATCGGGAATTAAAACTACAAACCTTATATTTGGCAGTAGGGGGAGTAAGAGATGTCGCAGCATCAGGAACAGTATCGAAGAAAGTTAATTAGCGCAGAGGAAGTAGTTTCTCTGGTAAAAAACGGCGACCAAATCTGGGCCCCTGTGGGCGCGGGCGAACCCCAGACTATTTTTGCAACAATTGCCAGTAATTATAAATCCCTTTTCAATGTAACAGTCAATCAAATTCTGCCCTTAAAACCCTTTTTTGCCAAAAAAGAAATGGCACCTCACATTCGCTATAACTCATGGTTTACCAGTGACATTAATCGTACAGCCGTCAATGAAGGCTGGGCCGATTTCACCGCCAACAATTTCCACGAGGTTCCTAAACTACTACGCCTTTACTGGCCAGTAGATATAGTGATGGCAAGCGTATCTCCCATGGATAAACATGGATACTTCAGTTTAAGCTTAAGTGTAGATTACACGTTTGAAGCAATTAAAAAAGCCAAAATGATTATCCTTGAAGTTAACCCCAATTATCCTCGTACCCTTGGTAATTGTTTTGTTCACATATCTCAGGTGGACTATATTGTTGAGAGCAATGCTCCAGTACCTATCCTGAATATCCCGCCAATAACAGAGGTTGAACAGAAAATTGGAGAATACATTGCAGATTTAATCGAAGATGGCTCCACTCTACAAATAGGTTTTGGTGGTATCCCCAATGCAGTTACTGCCGCCTTAAAAAATAAAAAGAATTTAGGCATTCATACTGAAATGATTACCGATGGTATGGTCAACCTTGTTGAGTGGGGTGTGGTAGATAATAGCCGTAAAACATTACATCCTGGCAAAGTCATCGGCACTTTTGCTATAGGTACTCAGCGGCTTTATGACTTCCTGGATAATAACCCGATGGTCGAAATGCATCCAGTGGACTATACCAATGACCCATATATCATCGGTCGAAACAATCAACTGGTAGCAATCAATGCCTCGATTGAAGTTGACCTTTTGGGACAATGTTGCTCTGAATCCATGGGCCATTATCAATGGAGTGCTACAGGCGGTCAGGCGGATTTCTTCAGAGGTGCCAACATTTCCCCTGGTGGCAAGGGGTTCGTTACTCTAGCTTCTACTGCCAAAAATGGTACAGTAAGTCGAATCGTCCCCGAGCTTAAACCCGGAGCTGTTGTAACCACCAGTAAAAATGATGTGGATTACGTTGTAACCGAATACGGCGTTGCCAAATTAAGAGGCAAAACAGCTCGGGAAAGAGCATTAGAGCTGATTAATATAGCTCATCCTGATTTTCGGGCTGAATTGAGAGAAGCTGCCCGGAAATATAACCTGATTTAAAAAGTATTGACAAGGTTATGGGAGGGATTAAAATGGATCTGTTTCAGGCAATTAGAGAAAGGAGAAGTATCAGAAAATATGAAGAACGTCCGGTTGAAAAAGAAAAAATAGATCTGATTTTGGAGATGGCTCGCCTTGCACCTTCCTGGAAAAATATGCAATGCTGGCGCTTCCTGGTGATTGATAAAGCTGAAAATAAGCAACTGATGTTATCCGCTTTTCCTGATGACAATCCAGGTAAGAAGGCTTTAGCTCAAGCTCCTGTAGTGATTGTTGTCTGTGCCAATCCCAGGGAATCTGGTATTGAAGAGGGAAAGGAATACTACCTGGCCGATGCAGCCATTGCTTTTGAGCATATCTGCCTCAGCGCTACAGCTCTGGGGCTGGGAACTTGCTGGATGGGCTGGTTTGATGAAAAAACTTTAAAGCAATCTTTAAATATTCCAGATGAATATAAAATTGTCGGGGTTACTCCTTTAGGTTATCCCGCCCAAGCTCCTAACCCCCGTCCCCGCAAATCTCTGCAGGAAATCGCATATTATAATGAATGGGGTTCTGGATATGATGGATAGAATCCAAATACTACAACAAAATTTACAGTCTAATGAAATTGATGGTGCCCTCATAGTCTCTGCTATCGATGTATATTATTACAGTGGTACCCGTCAGAATGCTTTACTCTGGGTACCTGCCAGCGGGGATCCTTATCTTTTGGTTAAAAAAAGCTTTAGTCGTGCTTTTCAAGAGTCCTTTTTAGCTAATGTCGAACCTCTAAAATCTCTGAAAGAGCTACAAAAGTATATAGGTCAGGCTAAAAAAATCGGTTTAACCCTGGACGTATTACCAGCCCAAACCTACTTCTATTATCAAAAACTTCTGCCTGAGTGTATTTTTCAAGATATCTCCACCCTGGTTCGGGAACAGCGTTCAATAAAGTCATCCGCTGAATTGGAAATAATGCGAAAAAGCGCCAGCATTCTTTGTCAGATTTTTAAAGAAGTGCCTGATTTCCTGCGACCGGGAGTCAGGGAAATTGATCTCGCCGCAGAGTTTGAATATCGTGCCCGCAAAGCTGGACACGAGGGTTTAATCCGTCTAAGAGCATTTAACCAGGAATTGCATTCCGGACATGTACTTGCCGGGAAGAATGCAGCCTTCCCATCGTTTTTTGATGGACCAGTAGGCGGAAAAGGCCTTTCCGCTCCCTACCCCCAGGGCCCTTCCCGTGATGTCGTTCAACTAAATGTGCCGATTGTTTTTGATTTCGTCTGTGTTTATGAAGGATATATGGTAGACATGACCAGGATTTTTTGTCTAGGTGATCTTGATAACAAGTTAAAACAAGCTTTCAATGCAGCTTTGGAAATCCAGAATACTCTGGTCCAAAATTTAAAACCAGGGGCAGTAAGCGGTCAATTGTTTGATCAGGCCTGCTCTATTGCTGAAAAATACGGACTGCAGGATAATTTCATGGGCTATAAAGAAGAACAGGCCCGTTTTGTCGGTCATGGGGTAGGATTAGAATTAGATGAACTGCCGGTAATCGCCCTGGGAGTCAAAAACGCTTTGCTGGCAAATCAAACCATCGCCTTAGAGCCCAAATTTATTTTCCCGGAACTGGGAGTAGTAGGTATTGAAAATACTTATCTCGTAACAGAACAGGGTGGCGAAAAACTGACAGCACTGGATGATGTAATATTTTATCTCTAGTCGGAGGCTCAAAAATAATGATCAGTTTCTTATGGCGCAAGGAAGTACTACTTATACTGGCGCTTGCCAATGGCCTGGGGTCAATTTATGGTTACTACTGGTATCATCATCAACTGGCAGTTTCTCCCTGGTACTTATGGCCAGTTATACCTGATAGCCCTTTGTCAGCCAGTTTGTTTACCTTATTTCTTATTTTTCTAATCTGGAAAATTAATCTGCCCTGGTTATTTTTGCTAGCTAATTTAATGATGATAAAATATGGGCTCTGGGCTGTGATAATTAATTTAGATGTCTACTGGAGCGGACATTCCTTTGCCTGGGAAAATCTGCATTTAACCCTTTCCCATGCTGTCATGGCCCTTCAGGGTATACTTTTTCTAAGAAAAATTCGATTTGCATTCAGCGATTACTTCATAGCGTCCGGGTGGCTAATTCTCAACGACTTTATCGATTATTTCTGGCAAACCCATCCTTATTTGTTTTATGCTGAGCAAATCACAATTGCCCAGACAACCGCAAGTTTACTAACAGGTATAGTGATAATATATGCCGCCAAACGCTTGATAGCCGTTCAGTAGCTTTATTAGCCGCTAAGACGGCTTTTTTTGTTACTTGGCTGAAAAAAATAGATTATTAGCAAGATAAAAGTTTACAATATATATTAGGATAGTAGGCAGAAAGGCAGGGATCTGTTAATGTATTGTTTTTTAGATCCCTCCCGGGAAAATCATAGCCAGAACCTGGGGCATTTTTCTTTATCCGACCTGGTAGGCATCAGTCCTCAAATGGTCGATATAAAAGAAACTATTATCAAAATTGCCCCACGGAAAGCTAATGTATTAATCCTTGGAGAATCCGGCACAGGAAAAGAGCTGGTAGCCCAGGCTATTCATTATCTAAGCAATCGGCGATTTGGGCCATTAATTAAAGTAAACTGTGCTGCCATTCCAGAAAGCCTCTTTGAGGCAGAACTTTTTGGCTATGAAGAAGGAGCCTTTACTGGTGCTAAAAAGAATGGCTATCCAGGCAAGTTCCTATTATCCCATCAGGGAACATTTTTTTTAGACGAAATCGGTGAGCTGCCTTTGCCCTTGCAGGCCAAATTACTACGAGTATTGCAGGAAAAAACCATTGAACCTTTAGGAAGTACTAAATCAATCTCCATAGATACCCGAATTATTGCTGCTACTAATGCTAACCTTTCCGATCTGGTCAAATATGGCAAATTTCGTGCTGATCTATATTACCGTTTAAATGTTGTTGCTATTCATCTTCCTGCTTTACGAGAACGTAAAGAGGATTTACCTCTCTTAATAAATTATTTTATTAAAAAATTTAACCGAGAATATGGCATGCAAATAAAGGGTATTACCAAAGAAGTCTTAGATATTTTTATGCATTATACCTGGCCAGGTAATATTAGAGAGCTAGCCAACGTAATTGAAACAGCCTTTAATTTTGCCGATGGAGAGCTAATTACTGTAAATGACCTACCTCAGTCCCTCCAGTGGCCTTCCTCTCAAAATCCTGGCAGCCTTCGTACTCTGTTCGGTACCGCATCACTCAATGATATCCTGGATAATATTGAAAAAAACTATATAGTGTACGCTTTACAGATTTGTCAGGGAAATAAAGTAAAAACTGCGGAACTACTGGGTATTTCCCGACCCTGTCTCTATAAAAAACTGATTAAATACGGTTTGGAAAAGTAACCCGCTTTTACACAGTGGGTTATTTCTTTAAATAGCAGATGTAAAGAAAAGTAACAGTAGAGAAGATTAAGTCCAAAGCCTGATTACCATTCGAGGAGAAAATCATGCCATTAACCACCTTTACCTAACCTTTAGCTACAAATCCCTGTTTCCGGTATGTTATTTGCATCAGAATATAATGAACAACTGCCGGGAGGGATTGGGATGAATTTTGATTTGTCTTCTGAACAGGCCTTGTTACAAAAAACTGTCCGCGAATTTGCCCAGGAAGTTATTAAACCCCAAGCTAAGAACATTGATGAAAATGGAAAAATTCCTGAAGCCATTTTAAAACAACTGGCTGAGCTGGAACTAATGGGATTGCCATTTCCTGAAAAATATGGTGGTGCTGGCGGAGACTATATTATGTATGCTATTGCAGTCGAGGAGATCTCTCGCGCTTGTGCCAGCACTGGAATAACTTATGCTGCTCATATTTCCCTGGGTTCAGCCCCTTTTTATCTTTTTGGTACAGAAGAGCAAAAAGTAAAGTTTTTAACTCCTCTGGCCCAGGGCCACTATCTGGGAGCGTTTGGATTAACTGAGCCCAATGCTGGTTCCGATGCTGGCGGTACAGAAACCAATGCCTTGAAAAAAGATGGACGCTGGGTTATTAATGGCAGTAAAATTTTTATCACTAATGCTGGTTATGCCGGGACTGTTGTTATTACTGCAGTTACCGATCGCAGTAAAGGTAAAAAAGGCATTTCTTCCTTTATCATCCCCAGAGGAACAAAAGGTTTTTCCATTGGGAAGGAATTTGACAAACTCGGGTTACGGGGGTCCAACACTGTCCCTCTTTATTTCGATAATGTAGAGGTTCCGGAAGACTATCTGCTAGGTAAAGAAGGCGAAGGTTTTAAACAGTTTCTGCAAGTACTAGATGGAGGACGGATCAGCATTGCTGCTATGGCTGTTGGAATCGCCCAGGCCTGTCTCGATGCCTCTCTGGAATATGCTAAAACTCGAAAACAATTCGGGCAAACCATAAGTAAATTCCAGGCAATTCAGTTTAAGCTTGCTGATATGGCGGCCCAGATCGAACTGGCACGTACCATGGTTTATCGAGCTGCCTGGCTTAAGGACCAGGGTAAACCTTTTTCCTATGAAGCCGCTATCGCCAAACTTTTTGCTTCTGAAATGGCTACACAGGCAGCCTCTCAAGCCATCCAGATTCATGGTGGTTATGGCTATATGAAAGAATACCCGGTTGAGAGATATTATCGAGATGTAAAACTTTTGGAAATCGGGGAGGGAACTTCAGAAATCCAGAGGTTAGTAATAGCCCGTCATCTGGGCTGTTAAAAACAAGGGGGGTTTTATTGAATGAGCGAACTGCTAAATGTAACCATTGGCGATTTGTTTGACCAGACGGTGGAAAAATTCCCGGACAAAGATGCACTCGTATATGTAGACCGTGACTTGCGCTTAAGCTATCGTCAATTACAGGAAAAGGTAAACGAAGTAGCAAAAGCCCTTATGGGTCTTGGAATCCAGAAAGGTGAACACATTGCCATCTGGGCCACCAATTATCCGGAATGGATTTATACTCAGTT contains these protein-coding regions:
- a CDS encoding acetyl-CoA hydrolase/transferase family protein, translated to MSQHQEQYRRKLISAEEVVSLVKNGDQIWAPVGAGEPQTIFATIASNYKSLFNVTVNQILPLKPFFAKKEMAPHIRYNSWFTSDINRTAVNEGWADFTANNFHEVPKLLRLYWPVDIVMASVSPMDKHGYFSLSLSVDYTFEAIKKAKMIILEVNPNYPRTLGNCFVHISQVDYIVESNAPVPILNIPPITEVEQKIGEYIADLIEDGSTLQIGFGGIPNAVTAALKNKKNLGIHTEMITDGMVNLVEWGVVDNSRKTLHPGKVIGTFAIGTQRLYDFLDNNPMVEMHPVDYTNDPYIIGRNNQLVAINASIEVDLLGQCCSESMGHYQWSATGGQADFFRGANISPGGKGFVTLASTAKNGTVSRIVPELKPGAVVTTSKNDVDYVVTEYGVAKLRGKTARERALELINIAHPDFRAELREAARKYNLI
- a CDS encoding acyl-CoA dehydrogenase, with amino-acid sequence MNFDLSSEQALLQKTVREFAQEVIKPQAKNIDENGKIPEAILKQLAELELMGLPFPEKYGGAGGDYIMYAIAVEEISRACASTGITYAAHISLGSAPFYLFGTEEQKVKFLTPLAQGHYLGAFGLTEPNAGSDAGGTETNALKKDGRWVINGSKIFITNAGYAGTVVITAVTDRSKGKKGISSFIIPRGTKGFSIGKEFDKLGLRGSNTVPLYFDNVEVPEDYLLGKEGEGFKQFLQVLDGGRISIAAMAVGIAQACLDASLEYAKTRKQFGQTISKFQAIQFKLADMAAQIELARTMVYRAAWLKDQGKPFSYEAAIAKLFASEMATQAASQAIQIHGGYGYMKEYPVERYYRDVKLLEIGEGTSEIQRLVIARHLGC
- a CDS encoding DUF1405 domain-containing protein, producing MISFLWRKEVLLILALANGLGSIYGYYWYHHQLAVSPWYLWPVIPDSPLSASLFTLFLIFLIWKINLPWLFLLANLMMIKYGLWAVIINLDVYWSGHSFAWENLHLTLSHAVMALQGILFLRKIRFAFSDYFIASGWLILNDFIDYFWQTHPYLFYAEQITIAQTTASLLTGIVIIYAAKRLIAVQ
- a CDS encoding cobalamin B12-binding domain-containing protein, which translates into the protein MEQKKKIRVLVAKPGLDGHDRGAKVIARALRDAGMEVIYTGLHQTPEQIVHAAIQEDVDVIGLSILSGAHMTLFPRVKELLKEQGADDIVLIGGGTIPEDDVQQLKEMNAAEEIFTPGTPLEDIVAWINNRIGN
- a CDS encoding nitroreductase family protein; protein product: MDLFQAIRERRSIRKYEERPVEKEKIDLILEMARLAPSWKNMQCWRFLVIDKAENKQLMLSAFPDDNPGKKALAQAPVVIVVCANPRESGIEEGKEYYLADAAIAFEHICLSATALGLGTCWMGWFDEKTLKQSLNIPDEYKIVGVTPLGYPAQAPNPRPRKSLQEIAYYNEWGSGYDG
- a CDS encoding acyl-CoA mutase large subunit family protein — translated: MNKENFNKWQEKFTNAAKRDSSFTTVSGLPINPLYTPADVANFDYEKDLGYPGEFPYTRGVQTTMYLGRLWTMRQFAGFATAKESNQRYKFLLSQGQTGLSVAFDMPTIMGYDSDHPRAYGEVGRVGVAIDSLQDMEILFDGIPLDKVSTSMTINAPASVIWSMYIATAEKQGVPSHKLTGTIQNDILKEYIAQKSWIFPPEPSMRLITDIFKFAKDHVPKWNTISISGYHIREAGSTAVQELAFTLADGFAYVEAGIAAGLDVDDFAPRLSFFFNAHLDFFEEIAKYRAARRIWARRMKEKYKAKDPRSWLLRFHTQTAGCSLTAQQPENNIIRTAYEALAAVLGGTQSLHTNSMDEVLALPTEKAVTIALRTQQIIAHEIGVTNTIDPLAGSYFVEALTNKMEEEAEKYFAKIEELGGVLKAIEKGFFQKEIADAAYEYQKAIDSKRRIVVGVNQYVDENEKLDIEILKIDPRIEQEQVARLQKLREERDNLRVQECLAELRKAANTSDNLIPYILNCVRCYSTLGEIIQVMRDEFGEYKEQPLF
- a CDS encoding sigma-54 interaction domain-containing protein, with the protein product MYCFLDPSRENHSQNLGHFSLSDLVGISPQMVDIKETIIKIAPRKANVLILGESGTGKELVAQAIHYLSNRRFGPLIKVNCAAIPESLFEAELFGYEEGAFTGAKKNGYPGKFLLSHQGTFFLDEIGELPLPLQAKLLRVLQEKTIEPLGSTKSISIDTRIIAATNANLSDLVKYGKFRADLYYRLNVVAIHLPALRERKEDLPLLINYFIKKFNREYGMQIKGITKEVLDIFMHYTWPGNIRELANVIETAFNFADGELITVNDLPQSLQWPSSQNPGSLRTLFGTASLNDILDNIEKNYIVYALQICQGNKVKTAELLGISRPCLYKKLIKYGLEK
- a CDS encoding M24 family metallopeptidase, which gives rise to MMDRIQILQQNLQSNEIDGALIVSAIDVYYYSGTRQNALLWVPASGDPYLLVKKSFSRAFQESFLANVEPLKSLKELQKYIGQAKKIGLTLDVLPAQTYFYYQKLLPECIFQDISTLVREQRSIKSSAELEIMRKSASILCQIFKEVPDFLRPGVREIDLAAEFEYRARKAGHEGLIRLRAFNQELHSGHVLAGKNAAFPSFFDGPVGGKGLSAPYPQGPSRDVVQLNVPIVFDFVCVYEGYMVDMTRIFCLGDLDNKLKQAFNAALEIQNTLVQNLKPGAVSGQLFDQACSIAEKYGLQDNFMGYKEEQARFVGHGVGLELDELPVIALGVKNALLANQTIALEPKFIFPELGVVGIENTYLVTEQGGEKLTALDDVIFYL